The segment TGCCGACGGAGCCGGTCGCGAGACCGATGAGCGGGGTGATGAAGGCCTTGCTGAAGCCGGTGACGACGGCCGTGAACGCCGTTCCGACGGCCAGGCCGATGGCCATCGAGATGACGTTCCCGCGAAGTATGAAGTCCTTGAATCCGTTCAGCACGGTGTTTCTCGCTCCCAGGTGTTTCGTTTGTGGGGGGTCAGAAGAGGCTGTTCGCCGCGAAGCGGAGGGCGAGCTGCGGGTATCCCGACAGCACGACTCCGGCGGCGGCGGTCAGCACGATCGCCAGGGTGATCGGCGCGGGGACCGCGTGGGGCACGGCCTTCCCCTCCGGCGCTCCTGCCTGTGCGCCTTCCGGCGCGCTTTCAGACGTGCTTTCCGGCGTGCGGAACAGCAGTGCCGTCCAGCGGAGGTAGTAGTACAGCCCGATCACGACGTTGACGGCCATGATCACGGCCAGCCAGCCGAGGCCCGCGTCGACGGCCGCCGAGAAGACGGTCACCTTGGCGAAGAGGCCGATGATACCCGGGGGCAAACCGGCCAGATTCAGGAGGAAGAAGGCGAGCGCGAGGGCGGCGGCAGGGCTCGCGGCGTACAGGCCCCGGTAGTCCGCGATCCGGTTCTCGGGATGCCGGCGGGCGACGAGCGCGACGACCGCGAACGCGCCGAGGTTCACGACGGCGTACATCAGGGCGTACGCGACGGTGGCGCCGATCTGGTCGTCGCTGGAGTACGCGGCGGCCGCGATCGGCACGAGGAGGTAGCCCGCCTGGGCGACGGAGGACCAGGCGAGCAGCCGGACCGCGCTCCACGCGCGCGTGGAGCGCTGACGGAGGGCGGCGACGTTGCCGACGGTCATGGTGAGCGCGGCGAGGGCGGCGAGCGCCGGGCCCCACACGTCGGCGTACGAGGGGAAGGCGACGACCGTCACCAGGATGAGCCCGGTGAAGCCGACGGCCTTGCCGACCACCGACAGATAGGCGGCGACGGGCAGCGGGGCGCCGACGTAGGTGTCGGGCACCCAGAAGTGGAAGGGGACGGCGGCCGTCTTGAAGGCGAAGCCGACGAGGGTGAGGGCCACGCCCGCCTCGGCGAGCGTCTGGAGCTGGCCGGGCACGTCGTCGAGGCGCTGGGCGAGCTCCGTGAGGTGGAGGGTGCCGGTCGCCGCGTACACGAAACTGACCCCGAGCAGGGTGACGGCGGTCGCCGTCACCGACGACAGGAAGAACTTCAGCGCGGCCTCGCCGGACCTGCGGTCGCCGCGCTTGAGGCCGACGAGCGCGAAGGCGGGCAGCGAGGCCACTTCGAGGGCGACGACGAGGGTCGCGAGGTCCCGGGAGGCGGGCAGGAGGGCGGCGCCGGCCGCCGAGGAGAGCAGCAGGAACCAGTACTCGCCGGCCGGGAGCTTCTCGCGGGTCTCGGTGATCGAGAGCAGCGCCGTCAGGAGCGCGCCGCCGAGGACGAGCAGCTGGATGACGAGGGTGAAGTCGTCGGCCGTGTAACTGCAGGCCGTGACCTGGGTGTCCGCGGTGAGGCAGAAGGTGGAGCGGTCGCCGGCCCGCAGCGGGACGAGGAGCGCGAGGGCGGCGACGAGGCCGGCGATGGCGGTCCAGCCGAGGAGCCGCTTGCGCTCCTCGGGGACGAACAGGTCGGCGACGAGCACGACGAGGGCGACCACGGCCGTGAGGGTGGGGGGCGCGATCGCCAGCCAGTCGACGGACTGGACGAGCGACTCGCTGGCGAACGCCGTCACTGGGGTCATCGGGTGCCTCCGGCGAGGAGCTTCTGGACGGCCGGGTCGGTGAGGCCGAGGAGGACCGCGGGCCAGAGTCCGGCGAGGACGGTGAGGGCGACGAGCGGGGTCCAGGCGGCGAACTCGTACCCCTGGATGTCGGCGATCGGCGTCTCCCCGGCCGGCCGGGGGCCGCCCATGCAGACGCGGCGGACGACGAGCAGGAGGTACGCGGCGGTGAGGAGGGTGCCGAAGGCGCCGATCGCCATGAAGGTGAGGAAGGCGGGGCGGCTGAGGCCCTCGGCGGGCTCGAAGGCGCCGAACAGGGCAAGCATCTCGCCCCAGAATCCGGCCAGGCCGGGCAGGCCGAGGGAGGCGACGGCGGCGAAGGCGAGGAGGGCGCCGAGGCGCGGGGCACGGCCGTAGAGGGCGGCGCCGGTGGCGCCCGCGAGGGTGTCGAGGTCGGCGGTGCCGTACCGGTCCTTGACCGCGCCGACCAGGAAGAACAGCAGGCCGGTGACGAGGCCGTGGGCGACGTTGGCGAAGAGGGCGCCGTTGACTCCGGTGGGGGTCATGGTGGCGATGCCGAGGAGCACGAAGCCCATGTGGCCGACGGAGGAGTACGCGATGAGGCGCTTGAGGTCGCCCTTGTTGCCGGGCCGGACGAGGGCGAGGCAGGCGAGCGATCCGTAGATGATCCCGGCGACGGCGAAGGCGGCGAGGTAGGGGGCGAAGATCCGCATGCCGTCGGGGGCGATCGGCAGGACGATCCGGACGAAACCGTACGTGCCCATCTTGAGCAGCACACCGGCGAGGAGGACCGAGCCGACCGTCGGGGCGGCGGTGTGGGCGTCCGGGAGCCAGCTGTGCAGCGGCCACATCGGGGTCTTCACGGCGAGCCCGAGACCGATCGCGAGAACGGCGATGACCTGCACGGACGTGGTCAGTCCACGGCCGTTGTCAGTGGCCAGTGCCACCATGTCGAAGGTGCCCGCCTTCACTCCGATGAGGAGCAGGCCGAGCAGCATGACGACGGAGCCGAGCAGCGTGTAGAGGATGAACTTCCAGGCCGCGGCCTGCTTGCCCTCGCCGCCCCAGCGGGCGATGAGGAAGTACATCGGGATGAGGACCATCTCGAAGGCCAGGAAGAACAGGACCAGGTCGAGGACGGCGAAGGTGGCGAGGGTGCCGGACTCCAGGACGAGGAGCAGCGCCACGAAGCCCTTGGGGGAAGGGCCGGAGGGCATCTTGAAGTAGCTGTACAGCGCGCAGAGGAAGGTCAGGAGCGCGGTCAGGACCAGGAGGGGGAGGGAAATGCCGTCGACGCCGAGGTGGATCCGCACGTCGAGTGCCTGGATCCAGCTGATGTCCGTCGTGGCCTGCATCCTCGACGGCTGGTCGTGGTCGAAGCCGAGCGCGAGGACGATCGCGGCCAGCAGGATCACACCGGTGACGGTGACGCCGTGGCGGAGCACGGCCTGGTCCGGGGACTTCCCCTTCAGTCCCGGCGGGGCCGGGAGGAGGGCGGCGGCCGCGCCGAGGAGCGGTCCGGCGACGATCAACGCCAGAAGGAACTGCATCACGGATTCGCTGATATCGATCACGGCTCACGCTCCGGCGACGGCGTTGGCGAGGGCGACGGCGACGATCGCCAGGACGACGGAGCCGGCGAACAGGGCGCTCAGATAGGTCTGCACGTTGCCGGTCTGGGCGCGGCGGACGAGCCAGCCGAGCCCCTTGGCGGAGGTGCCCGCGGCGCGGACGTAGGTGTCGATGACCTCACGGTCCAGGAAGCGGACCAGGGAGGCCGCGGCGAGGACGGGGCGGACGAACACCGTCCGGTAGACGGCGTCCAGGTGGAAGCCGTCGGCGGCGGGACCGTGCAGCGGACCCAGGAGGGCGCGGCCGGGGTCGGCCGGGTCCTCGGCGGGGTGCGGCAGGTGCAGCGCCTCCGCCTCGACCAGTCCCGCGTCGGCGTCCGGGTGGGCGACGTGCGGGGCGGGTGCCTGCGCGGCGGCCGCGGAGACCGGCGTCCTGGCGGCGAGGGTGCGCCAGACCGCGTAGGTGATCACCGCTCCGGCGGCGGCGAGACCCGTGCCGAGGACGGCCGTGGTGACGGTCGGGGTGAGGGCGTTCCCGTCGAACCAGTCGTCGAGGTACGTGACGGTCAGACCGAATCCCAGGGAGGGGATCGCGAGCACCCACAGGACGGACGTCATGGCGATCGGCTGGCGCCCGTGGTCGGGGGCCTCTGCGCCCCGGCCGCGGAAGGTCCGCAGCCAGAGGCGGAGCGCGTACGCGGCGGTGAGCAGGGCCGTCAGCAGGCCCGCGACGAGGACGGTCCAGCCGGCCCCGGCGGGGGCGACGGTCCGGTCTCCGAGCGCGGTGTGCTCGGCGGCCACCAGGACGGCTTCCTTGGAGAAGAAGCCGGCGAACGGCGGGATCGCGGCGAGCGCGAGCAGGGCGACGGTCATCGTCCAGTACGCGTCCGGGACGCGCTTCGCGAGGCCGCTCATGCGGGACATGGCGGTCAGCGAGTTCGTACCGGCGGCGTGGATGACCGTGCCGGCGGCGAGGAAGAGCAGTGCCTTGAACGCGGCGTGCGAGAGGAGGTGGAAGACGGCAGCCCCGCGGTCGCCGACGGCGAGGGCGCCGGCCATGTAGCCGAGCTGGCCGATCGTCGAGTAGGCGAGGACCCGCTTGATGTCGTCCTGGGCGAGCGCGGCGAGCGCCGAGCCGACCATCGTGATCGCGGCCATCACGGCCAGCACCGTCATCGCGGCGGCGGACTCGGCGAAGACGGGCAGCAGCCGGGCCGTGAAGTAGATACCGGCGGCGACCATCGTCGCCGCGTGGATGAGCGCGGAGACGGGGGTGGGGCCGGCCATGGCGTCCGGGAGCCAGGTGTGCAGCGGGAACTGTGCCGACTTGCCCGCCACACCGGCGAGCAGCAGCAGCGCGATCAGGGTGGGGTGGTCGAGGCCGCCGCCGGCGACGGCGCCGAGGACGCCCGTGATCTGGAAGGTGCCCGCGTCGGTGGCGAGCGCGAAGAGCCCGATGAGGAAGGGGACGTCGCCGAGCTTGGTGACGAGGAAGGCCTTCAGGGAGGCGGCCCGTGCCTCGGGCGTCTCCCAGTAGTGGCCGACGAGGAAGTACGAGCAGATGCCCATGATCTCCCAGCCGACCAGGAGCACCATCAGGTCGCCGGAGTAGACGACGAGCAGCATCGCGGACGTGAAGAGGGAGACGAGCGCGGCGTACGAGGGGTAGCGCGGGTCCTCGCGGAGGTAGCCGGTCGAGTAGATCTGCACACAGGTGGCGACGACGCCGACCAGGACGGCGACGAGCGCGGCGAAGCCGTCGATGTACAGGGCCAGGTCGATGGGGACCGAGCCGGTGGGGGTGAGCTGGGTGGCGGCGTCGATCGCCTTCCCGCCGCCCTGCCGGACCGCGACCAGCACGGCCAGGACCGTGGCGGCGAGGGTGGGAAGCACGGCCAGCGGGCGGACGAAGCCGGGCGCGGTGCGGCCGAGCAGGAGTCCGGCGACGGAGCCGAGGAAGGGCAGGAGGGGGACGAGGACGGCGAGGGTCGTGGTGGTCACGCGGTGGCCTCGGCCTTCTCGCCGGCGGGCGTGTCGTCGGTGGGCGCGTCGTCCGGTGACGGTTCGTCCGCGGCATCGGTGCTCCACGGCTCCGGCGGCTCCGCCGTGTCACGGAGGCGGTCGACGTCCGACGTGCCCTTGTTGCGGTGGACCATCAGGACGATCGCGAGGCCGATGCCGATCTCCGCGGCGGCGATGGCGATGGTGAAGAGGGTGAGGGCCTGGCCGGCGTGGAGGGTGTCGCGGAGCCAGACGTCGAAGGCGACCAGGTTGAGGTTGACGGCGTTGAGCATCAGCTCGACGGACATCAGGACCAGGATCGCGTTGCGGCGGGCGAGGACGCCGTACACGCCGATGGCGAAGAGGAGGGCGGCGAGGACGGCCGGGTAGACGAGATGCATCAGCGCTGCTCCTCCTGCTTCCTGCGGGAGAGCACGATGGCGCCGACCAGGGCGGCCAGGAGGAGGACGGACAGCGCCTCGAACGGCAGCACCCAGTGCCGGAAGAGGATCTCGCCCGACACCTTCGTCGAGCCCTGCACGGCACCGTCCAGATCGATCCACGTCGTACGGAACGCGTCGACGACGACCCAGACGAGTGCGGCTGCGGCGGCGATCGCGACGGCGATCGCCGCGGGCTTGTTACGGGAGTCGGCGTCCGGGGAGTGGCCGATGGGGGCCTTGGTGAGCATGAGCCCGAAGAGGAGGAGGACGACGACGGAACCGACGTAGATCAGGACCTGGACCCAGGCGATGAACTCGGCCGTCAGGAGCAGGTACTCGACGGCGAGGCCACCGAGCGCCACGACCAGCCAGAGCGCGGCGTGGACGAGCTGGCGGGTGGTGACCGTCACGAGGGCGGCGCCGAGGGTGACCAGGCCGACGAGGAGGAAGGCGATCTCGACGCCGGTGGGCGAGAGGAAGCCCTGGGCCTGCTGTGCCGCCTGTGCCGCTTGAGTTGTGTGTGCTGCCAGGATCACTGCTGCTCCCCCTCGGCGGCCGCGGCCGCTTCGGCGGCCGCCGCGGTGGCGGCCTTCTCCACTGCCTTGCGGGCCGCCGCGATCTCCTTCGGCTCCTCCGCGTGCGGGTCGAGCGCGGGCGGCTCCGGAACCGTCCACATCCACTCGCGGAGCTTGTCGCGCTCGTGGGTCAGCTCGTGGATGTCGGTCTCCGCGTACTCGAACTCGGGCGACCAGAAGAGCGCGTCGAACGGGCAGACCTCGATGCAGATGCCGCAGTACATGCAGAGTGAGAAGTCGATGGCGAAGCGGTCGAGGACGTTCCGGCTGCGCTCGCGGCCGCCGGGGACGGCCGCCGGCACCGTCTCCTTGTGGGAGTCGATGTAGATGCACCAGTCGGGGCACTCGCGGGCGCAGAGCATGCAGACCGTGCAGTTCTCCTCGAACAGCCCGATGACCCCGCGGGTGCGGGGCGGCAGCTCGGGCTGGACGTCCGGGTACTGCGCGGTGACGGTCTTCTTCGTCATCGTGCGGAGGGTGACGGCGAGGCCCTTGGCGAGGCCGGAGCCGGGAATGGCCATTACTGGATCGCCACCTTCACGATGCCGGTGAGTGCGATCTGCGCGAGCGCGAGCGGGACGAGGGTCGTCCAGGCGAGCTTCTGGAGCTGGTCCTCACGGAGGCGCGGGTAGCTCACCCGCAGCCAGATCACGACGAACGCGAGGATCGCGGTCTTGAGGAGGGTCCAGACCCAGCCGAGACCGTCCGCGCCGAAGGGCCCGTGCCAGCCGCCGAGGAACAGGACGGTGGTGAGGCCGCACAGGACGACGATGCCGGCGTACTCGGCGAGCAGGAAGAGCGCGAAACGGAGGCCGGTGTACTCGGTGTACGCGCCGAAGATGATCTCCGAGTCGGCGACCGGCATGTCGAACGGCGGCCGCTGGAGCTCCGCCAGACCCGCCACGAAGAAGACGAGCGCGCCGACGATCTGCCAGGGCACCCACCACCACTCGAAGGCGTTCAGGATGCCGGGGAGGGAGACCGTGCCGGCGGCCATCGCGACGGAGGCGGCGGCGAGGAGCATGGGGAGCTCGTACGCGAGGAGCTGAGCGGCGGTACGAAGACCGCCGAGCAGCGAGAACTTGTTCGCGGACGCCCAGCCGGCCATCAGGCTGCCGAGGACACCGACGCCCATCACGGCCAGCACGAAGAAGATGCCCGCGTCGACGACCTGCCCGACGGCGCCCTCGCTCGGGCCGATCGGGATCGCGACCAGCACGAGCAGATACGGGAGGAGGGCGACGGCCGGCGCGAGCTGGAAGACCCGCCGGTCGGCGTCCTTGGGAACCACGTCCTCCTTCTGCGCGAACTTCACGCCGTCGGCGACGAGCTGGGCCCAGCCGTGGAAACCACCGGCGTACATGGGGCCGAGGCGGCCCTGCATATGGGCCATGACCTTGTGCTCGGTCTGCCCGACGACGAGCGGCAGGACGAGGAAGACGGCGAAGACGACGAGCAGCCGGAGGGCGACGTCGAGTACGTCGTTCACGCGGGATCGCCTCCGGTGGGGGTGGTGGGGTCGGGGTCCGCGTTCCCCTGCGGGGCGGCGGGCGGGTGGGCGGCGTCGGCCTCGGCGTCCCCCTGCGGGGCGGCGGGGCCTTCACCTGCGGGCTCGGCCTCGGTCCCGGCGGGACCGGGCTCCGGACCTTCCTCGGGCTCGGCGGCGGTTCCGGGGCCGTCGGCCCCGCGTTCGGGCCGCGAGGTTTCGGAGCCGTCGGGCTCGGGGCCCGAAGCCTCGGGCTCGGGTCCCGAAGCCTCGGGCTCCGGCGCCGTTTCCGGGGCCTTCGGCCCAGTGGTGGGCTCCTCGTCGAAGGCCGGGCGGGCGTGGTGCCAGGGTGCGTCCGAGCTGCGGGTGCGCGGGGGCGCGGCCTCCGGGCGCGACGCGGGGCCGGTCGGGGTCGACTGGCTCGCGGAGCCGTCGGCCGCCGAACGCGAACGGCGCGGCACCGCAGGCGGGGCATCGGGCCCCGGCTCCGGCATGGCGGACGGCTCCGGGGTCGACTGGCTGGCCGAGCCGTCGGCTGCAGAGCGAGAACGGCGCGGCGGACGGGCCGCCGCGGGCGGGGCGTCGCCGCCCGGCTCCGGCGTGGCGCTCGGCTCGGGGAGCGACTGGCTCGCCGAACCGTCGGCCGCCGAACGCGAACGGCGCGGCACCGCAGGCGGGGCGTCGGGACCCGGCTCCGGCACGGCGGACGGCTCCGGGGTCGACTGGCTCGCCGAACCGTCGGAGACCGAGCGGGTGCGGCGGGGCGGGCGGGGGGTGTCCGTCGGGGGCGGGGTTTCCGATGGGGTTGCCGAGCCTTCCGTCGCCGAGCGGGCTCGGCGGACCGGGCGGTCGCCTGCCGCCGCGCGGGCCGGGCGGGTCGGGGCCGGGGGGAGCTGGCCCTTCAGGGGGCCCCATTCGTTGGGGTCCGGGACGCCCGGGGGGAG is part of the Streptomyces sp. NBC_00250 genome and harbors:
- a CDS encoding NADH-quinone oxidoreductase subunit N, whose translation is MTPVTAFASESLVQSVDWLAIAPPTLTAVVALVVLVADLFVPEERKRLLGWTAIAGLVAALALLVPLRAGDRSTFCLTADTQVTACSYTADDFTLVIQLLVLGGALLTALLSITETREKLPAGEYWFLLLSSAAGAALLPASRDLATLVVALEVASLPAFALVGLKRGDRRSGEAALKFFLSSVTATAVTLLGVSFVYAATGTLHLTELAQRLDDVPGQLQTLAEAGVALTLVGFAFKTAAVPFHFWVPDTYVGAPLPVAAYLSVVGKAVGFTGLILVTVVAFPSYADVWGPALAALAALTMTVGNVAALRQRSTRAWSAVRLLAWSSVAQAGYLLVPIAAAAYSSDDQIGATVAYALMYAVVNLGAFAVVALVARRHPENRIADYRGLYAASPAAALALAFFLLNLAGLPPGIIGLFAKVTVFSAAVDAGLGWLAVIMAVNVVIGLYYYLRWTALLFRTPESTSESAPEGAQAGAPEGKAVPHAVPAPITLAIVLTAAAGVVLSGYPQLALRFAANSLF
- a CDS encoding complex I subunit 4 family protein, whose translation is MQFLLALIVAGPLLGAAAALLPAPPGLKGKSPDQAVLRHGVTVTGVILLAAIVLALGFDHDQPSRMQATTDISWIQALDVRIHLGVDGISLPLLVLTALLTFLCALYSYFKMPSGPSPKGFVALLLVLESGTLATFAVLDLVLFFLAFEMVLIPMYFLIARWGGEGKQAAAWKFILYTLLGSVVMLLGLLLIGVKAGTFDMVALATDNGRGLTTSVQVIAVLAIGLGLAVKTPMWPLHSWLPDAHTAAPTVGSVLLAGVLLKMGTYGFVRIVLPIAPDGMRIFAPYLAAFAVAGIIYGSLACLALVRPGNKGDLKRLIAYSSVGHMGFVLLGIATMTPTGVNGALFANVAHGLVTGLLFFLVGAVKDRYGTADLDTLAGATGAALYGRAPRLGALLAFAAVASLGLPGLAGFWGEMLALFGAFEPAEGLSRPAFLTFMAIGAFGTLLTAAYLLLVVRRVCMGGPRPAGETPIADIQGYEFAAWTPLVALTVLAGLWPAVLLGLTDPAVQKLLAGGTR
- a CDS encoding NADH-quinone oxidoreductase subunit 5 family protein, whose product is MTTTTLAVLVPLLPFLGSVAGLLLGRTAPGFVRPLAVLPTLAATVLAVLVAVRQGGGKAIDAATQLTPTGSVPIDLALYIDGFAALVAVLVGVVATCVQIYSTGYLREDPRYPSYAALVSLFTSAMLLVVYSGDLMVLLVGWEIMGICSYFLVGHYWETPEARAASLKAFLVTKLGDVPFLIGLFALATDAGTFQITGVLGAVAGGGLDHPTLIALLLLAGVAGKSAQFPLHTWLPDAMAGPTPVSALIHAATMVAAGIYFTARLLPVFAESAAAMTVLAVMAAITMVGSALAALAQDDIKRVLAYSTIGQLGYMAGALAVGDRGAAVFHLLSHAAFKALLFLAAGTVIHAAGTNSLTAMSRMSGLAKRVPDAYWTMTVALLALAAIPPFAGFFSKEAVLVAAEHTALGDRTVAPAGAGWTVLVAGLLTALLTAAYALRLWLRTFRGRGAEAPDHGRQPIAMTSVLWVLAIPSLGFGLTVTYLDDWFDGNALTPTVTTAVLGTGLAAAGAVITYAVWRTLAARTPVSAAAAQAPAPHVAHPDADAGLVEAEALHLPHPAEDPADPGRALLGPLHGPAADGFHLDAVYRTVFVRPVLAAASLVRFLDREVIDTYVRAAGTSAKGLGWLVRRAQTGNVQTYLSALFAGSVVLAIVAVALANAVAGA
- the nuoK gene encoding NADH-quinone oxidoreductase subunit NuoK encodes the protein MHLVYPAVLAALLFAIGVYGVLARRNAILVLMSVELMLNAVNLNLVAFDVWLRDTLHAGQALTLFTIAIAAAEIGIGLAIVLMVHRNKGTSDVDRLRDTAEPPEPWSTDAADEPSPDDAPTDDTPAGEKAEATA
- a CDS encoding NADH-quinone oxidoreductase subunit J family protein, which produces MILAAHTTQAAQAAQQAQGFLSPTGVEIAFLLVGLVTLGAALVTVTTRQLVHAALWLVVALGGLAVEYLLLTAEFIAWVQVLIYVGSVVVLLLFGLMLTKAPIGHSPDADSRNKPAAIAVAIAAAAALVWVVVDAFRTTWIDLDGAVQGSTKVSGEILFRHWVLPFEALSVLLLAALVGAIVLSRRKQEEQR
- a CDS encoding NuoI/complex I 23 kDa subunit family protein encodes the protein MAIPGSGLAKGLAVTLRTMTKKTVTAQYPDVQPELPPRTRGVIGLFEENCTVCMLCARECPDWCIYIDSHKETVPAAVPGGRERSRNVLDRFAIDFSLCMYCGICIEVCPFDALFWSPEFEYAETDIHELTHERDKLREWMWTVPEPPALDPHAEEPKEIAAARKAVEKAATAAAAEAAAAAEGEQQ
- a CDS encoding complex I subunit 1/NuoH family protein; this encodes MNDVLDVALRLLVVFAVFLVLPLVVGQTEHKVMAHMQGRLGPMYAGGFHGWAQLVADGVKFAQKEDVVPKDADRRVFQLAPAVALLPYLLVLVAIPIGPSEGAVGQVVDAGIFFVLAVMGVGVLGSLMAGWASANKFSLLGGLRTAAQLLAYELPMLLAAASVAMAAGTVSLPGILNAFEWWWVPWQIVGALVFFVAGLAELQRPPFDMPVADSEIIFGAYTEYTGLRFALFLLAEYAGIVVLCGLTTVLFLGGWHGPFGADGLGWVWTLLKTAILAFVVIWLRVSYPRLREDQLQKLAWTTLVPLALAQIALTGIVKVAIQ
- a CDS encoding NADH-quinone oxidoreductase subunit C, with protein sequence MTAYDSLPDSVTEIFGEEATAEQAYDLLTVDVPPTAWITALETARDTLGCTYFDWLSAVDEPGTGFRVCAHVVALGEGRPRRLLVRTTVPHSAPALPTAIAVYAGAGWHERETHEMFGVDFTGHPHLVPLLLPENFEGHPLRKDFVLAARVAKAWPGAKEPGESHDGGGPKRRQMLPPGVPDPNEWGPLKGQLPPAPTRPARAAAGDRPVRRARSATEGSATPSETPPPTDTPRPPRRTRSVSDGSASQSTPEPSAVPEPGPDAPPAVPRRSRSAADGSASQSLPEPSATPEPGGDAPPAAARPPRRSRSAADGSASQSTPEPSAMPEPGPDAPPAVPRRSRSAADGSASQSTPTGPASRPEAAPPRTRSSDAPWHHARPAFDEEPTTGPKAPETAPEPEASGPEPEASGPEPDGSETSRPERGADGPGTAAEPEEGPEPGPAGTEAEPAGEGPAAPQGDAEADAAHPPAAPQGNADPDPTTPTGGDPA